Proteins from a genomic interval of Mercenaria mercenaria strain notata unplaced genomic scaffold, MADL_Memer_1 contig_2961, whole genome shotgun sequence:
- the LOC128552615 gene encoding uncharacterized protein LOC128552615, whose product MTATSEESIENKCHVEYMAEVYRDWIKHQVRVEDLLPLLPLGKNDTENIKSKQKSCPSDAVEMLLDIMAMSDIPGIWRSFLDALETLEYVHLSKLLRNETEIHHSHSSDILKLVTHDLKQRICFPEFLDAVYERELLVKSEYEEADAEYRARGSQAAAIVIIEGVNKHLPNWDEVFVDVLEQSGMADIAELFKFIEQQQGDRFSEISKMEKSQKQKKLRQRRIWYWERKSNLQQTFMQTVVDPPSKIDDINALCITVFQIQSEMKLLTRGMEELKMMQNEILKRFQKS is encoded by the exons ATGACTGCAACAAGTGAAGAATCGATAGAAAACAAATGTCATGTAGAGTATATGGCAGAGGTGTATCGAGACTGGATCAAACATCAAGTTCGAGTTGAAGATCTGTTACCTCTTCTCCCGCTTG GAAAGAATGATACTGAAAACATAAAGAGCAAACAAAAATCGTGTCCTTCTGATGCGGTAGAAATGCTTCTTGACATTATGGCGATGAGTGACATACCTGGAATATGGCGGAGCTTCTTGGACGCATTGGAAACACTGG AGTATGTCCATCTGTCGAAACTTCTaagaaatgaaactgaaattcaTCACAGCCATAGCTCAGATATTCTTAAACTTGTAACGCACGACCTTAAGCAGCGTATATGTTTTCCGGAATTTTTGGATGCAGTATATGAAAGGGAATTACTTGTCAAATCAGAATACGAGGAAGCAGACGCAGAATATAGAGCACGTGGTTCACAAGCAGCCGCAATCGTGATTATTGAAGGTGTTAATAAACATTTACCTAATTGGGATGAAGTATTTGTAGATGTCCTTGAGCAATCCGGAATGGCAGATATTGCAGAACTGTTTAAATTTATTGAACAACAGCAAG gaGACCGTTTCAGTGAGATTTCAAAGATGGAAAAAAGTCAAAAGCAAAAGAAACTCCGCCAGCGGCGTATTTGGTATTGGGAGAGAAAATCAAATCTACAGCAAACCTTTATGCAAACTGTAGTTGATCCTCCTAGTAAAATCGATGATATCAATGCACTTTGTATAACCGTTTTTCAAATACAGTCGGAAATGAAATTGCTTACACGTGGAATGGAAGAACTGAAAATGAtgcaaaatgaaatacttaaacgTTTCCAGAAAAGCTAA